The Actinomycetota bacterium genomic sequence CGTGCTTCACCACCGCTTCCTTTTCCGGTGGCGAGACGGCGTGGACGCGAACTCGCTGGCGTCCGACACGCTGGATGCATCGCGCACGACGCTCGGCCGCCTCGGCCTCGATCACGCCGACCAACGCCGACTCCTATCCCTCTATCTCTTCGAACTGTTGCTGCGGTTGGAGGAAGGGCGTGACGCCGGCCGTGCCGTTCCGCGAGCGTTCGCCTCGCTCGAGCATGCGCTTGACTCGCATACGGTTCGGCCATGACCGACGTGAAACGGCGCGCTCTGTCCGCGGTTCGACGCGCCGCCCACGTCTACGAGATTTCGACGGCGACGGCGAGGCTGCTGCCTTCATTTCTGATCATCGGCGCCGAACGAGCCGGGACCACGTCGCTGTATCGGTACCTGGGGCGTCATCCACAGGTCATGACTGTGACGCTCCGTCGCAAGGGAGCTCACTACTTCGACACCAACTTCGGGAACAGTGTGCGTTGGTACCGATCGCACTTCCCGACGGAGTGGGCCGTCCGTCGGCGCGCCCGGCGTGTCGGCCACGTCGTGACCGGTGAGGCGTGTCCGTACTACGTGTTCCACCCGCTCGTGCCGGAGCGGGTTCGGTCGCTGCTTCCCGACGCCCGGCTGATCCTCATGCTGCGGGACCCGGTCTCACGCGCGTACTCGCACTTCCGCCACGAGGTGGCACGCGGTTTCGAGCATCTCGCGTTCGAGGACGCGCTTCAGGTGGAGCCGACGCGGCTCGAAGGTGAAGACGAGCGGATGCGGAGCGATCCGCAGTACGTGAGCTTCCCCCATCAGCACTTCTCCTATTTGGCGCGCGGCCGCTATCTGGAGCAGGTGAAGCGATGGCACGCGCTCTTCCCCACGGAGCAGCTCCTGGTCGTCGACTCCGGCACGTTCTTCGCGGATCCCGACAAGGGCTTCCGGGAGGTCGAGCGCTTCCTCGGCATCGCCGAGCTCTCGTACCGCGAGTACCCCCGGCTCAACGCACGATCTGGCGCGGAGATGGCCCCGGCGACGCTCGAGCGCCTACGCGAACATTTTGCCGAGCCGAACCGGCGTCTCGAGGAATATCTCGGGCG encodes the following:
- a CDS encoding sulfotransferase domain-containing protein, which produces MTDVKRRALSAVRRAAHVYEISTATARLLPSFLIIGAERAGTTSLYRYLGRHPQVMTVTLRRKGAHYFDTNFGNSVRWYRSHFPTEWAVRRRARRVGHVVTGEACPYYVFHPLVPERVRSLLPDARLILMLRDPVSRAYSHFRHEVARGFEHLAFEDALQVEPTRLEGEDERMRSDPQYVSFPHQHFSYLARGRYLEQVKRWHALFPTEQLLVVDSGTFFADPDKGFREVERFLGIAELSYREYPRLNARSGAEMAPATLERLREHFAEPNRRLEEYLGRAFSWGT